A region from the Gossypium hirsutum isolate 1008001.06 chromosome A08, Gossypium_hirsutum_v2.1, whole genome shotgun sequence genome encodes:
- the LOC107921225 gene encoding flavonoid 3-O-glucosyltransferase produces MEKYKKASKHIAVMAFPFGTHAAPLLSIIRRLSEAFPAAMFSFLCTERSNSSTFPKGHQKHDSIKPFNVWDGLPEGYTYCLKRNPHEPVDYFLQAVPQNFKDAVDELVAETGRPIDCLITDAFYYFGADIADELKVPWVALWTASPRALFSHAETEFFRRHVGINDPVDKPLDFLQGFASIRVADLPDGVVRGNFDASVPVLLNKMGLTLPRAAAVAANSYEDLDNAVVNMLKSRYKRFLNVGPSNLISASPIDDRHGCLDWLEKHEPASVVYISFGSVITPPPHEIGALTQVLEESNFPFLWSFRGDVEKQLPPGFPKRTSSKGKIVPWAPQQKILEHPSVGVFVSHGGWNSILESISGGVPMVFRPFFGDQKLNTRTVETIWGFGLGLEGGTLTKEATTNALNFILSTEEGKKMRQKVGVQKELAYKAVQPNGSSIENFKTLVGVVTCHHYLP; encoded by the exons ATGGAAAAGTATAAGAAGGCTTCAAAGCACATAGCAGTGATGGCCTTCCCTTTCGGGACCCATGCAGCCCCTCTTCTCAGCATCATCCGTAGGCTATCGGAGGCTTTCCCGGCCGCCATGTTCTCTTTCCTGTGCACGGAACGATCAAACAGCTCAACGTTTCCCAAAGGTCATCAGAAGCATGACAGCATAAAGCctttcaatgtatgggacggatTGCCGGAGGGTTATACGTATTGCCTAAAGAGGAACCCTCATGAGCCGGTGGATTATTTCCTCCAGGCGGTGCCCCAGAATTTCAAGGATGCCGTAGATGAACTTGTGGCGGAAACCGGTAGGCCGATTGATTGTTTGATAACAGATGCGTTTTACTATTTTGGGGCTGATATTGCAGATGAACTGAAAGTCCCTTGGGTAGCGCTTTGGACGGCTAGTCCTCGGGCTCTCTTCTCTCATGCTGAGACCGAGTTTTTTCGCCGCCACGTAGGGATCAATG ATCCTGTGGACAAACCACTTGATTTTCTTCAAGGGTTTGCTAGTATACGTGTTGCTGACTTACCCGATGGAGTAGTGAGAGGGAACTTTGATGCCTCCGTGCCAGTACTGTTGAATAAAATGGGACTAACACTGCCACGAGCCGCCGCAGTTGCTGCAAATTCATACGAGGACTTGGACAATGCAGTGGTGAACATGCTTAAATCAAGATACAAAAGGTTCCTCAACGTTGGCCCCTCCAACCTGATAAGCGCTTCCCCCATTGATGACAGGCACGGCTGCTTGGATTGGCTGGAGAAGCACGAGCCAGCGTCGGTGGTATACATCAGCTTCGGGAGCGTGATAACACCACCACCCCACGAGATAGGAGCATTAACTCAAGTCCTGGAGGAAAGCAATTTCCCATTTCTTTGGTCTTTCAGGGGAGATGTTGAGAAGCAATTGCCGCCAGGGTTCCCCAAAAGAACCAGCTCCAAAGGAAAGATAGTTCCCTGGGCTCCTCAGCAGAAAATATTAGAGCACCCATCTGTTGGGGTTTTTGTAAGTCACGGTGGATGGAATTCAATCTTGGAAAGTATTAGCGGAGGGGTGCCCATGGTTTTCAGGCCATTTTTTGGTGACCAAAAACTGAATACTCGAACTGTTGAGACAATATGGGGATTTGGGCTGGGATTAGAGGGCGGAACGCTAACTAAGGAAGCCACAACCAATGCCTTGAACTTCATATTGTCCACCGAAGAAGGCAAGAAAATGAGACAGAAAGTTGGGGTCCAGAAAGAGCTTGCTTACAAGGCTGTACAGCCCAATGGCAGCtctattgaaaatttcaaaacgCTGGTAGGAGTCGTCACCTGTCACCACTACTTGCCATAA